caatgaccgaacgtggtAAAGGAAAGTCCTTCTGAAGTTGGACGTACGCTATATCATtaagactaatttataaaaatgaatacgAGCGcttagtataagaccgagcaccacttagagcgagcgctaggtgtaagaccgagcactcctcagtacgagcgctaggtgtGAGACCGAAtgctactcagtacgagcgcttggtataagaccgaacgctactcagtacgagcacttggtataagaccgagcaccatttAACTGTAATCAATgagtttaataaatatactaagGGACTTTCGAGGTAGTGTTTACGAACGAAAAATATACTATTACATATAGATATACAAGAATGGAGTTTATCAAAGAATACCAGATACaacagtgcttggccgaacgctcaagcatagtattttaatacgaggacgctcgtcctcaactatgATTCTATCCGGATGATAGAATCCCGTTTCCATTATGTTCaccaagaaaaccgaacggtcgatgaccgttcagtaacgaacgtacagTATCATGGGAAGTTCATTTTCAAATCCATTTATATTCCAGTTCATTTCTCATCATAAACTTTCATAGTTCCATTCGTTCATGTTATGGTACATTTCATATTCCTCATACGATCCATATCATCAAAATctcatatatttcatatatcatACGTAAACTCagtcatatttcatttccactcatgtaaacaacgaacgttcatgcaactCAATCACAGcaacatcatgcattatactcatgcagtcaaataacgaacgttcacacaacacacatcaaaccagttaaattaaataagcttcccttacctcaaaaATTGACCGAGCGTTCTTAGAACTGAGTTGTATGCATCGAAAACAGACTACAGAGAGCAGAGAAGGACTTACCAGCCCAGTTTCACGAACCGAACGGTTCCTCTGGAAGCTCTTGAAGCCGTGCGTCCTTCAACGGTGCTGGAATACTGATGGAGGAGATGAAATGGgtgttttcttagagagaaggctTAGGAAATATAGAGAGAATGAGGAGAGAAAGGCTCTCTTCAGATACGTTACAGGGGGATGGGTGCAGAGAGAGAATGGGGAATAAGTTCAGAAATCTCAGTTTTGTTTCCCACTCCCGCCGAACGCACGTCCACTCACAGGCAGACACGTGTTTCCCACTACCGTCTCCACTACCGGTTTCTGACTCACCTCCACGTGCGACAGCTGGCGTCCGTTAGTGGAGCGCCAGGCGCTGTGGTCGCCATGTGCGCTGCTGAGGTGGCTCGCTCTGCGCTCGCCACGTGGACTCCACTGACGCTCGTCATTTCCGAGGCCTGACATTCCGCCCAACTACAAAagttttcgtcctcgaaaattcagACTAAGGCTCGAACAGATGGGGATACAAATCTTTCATGGCATCCTCCACTTCCCATGTAGAGTCGCCCGTCTTCTCGTCCCAGACGACTTTCACCAATCGGATTGCTTTTCTCTTGTAATATTTGGTGCGGCTATCTTCCACACGTACAGGTTGCATTtctagcgttcggtcttgacgaagacgaacgtCTTCTAACTCCAATACGTGTGAAGGATCGGCTATGTACTTCCGAAGTTGAGAAACGTGGAAGACTGGATGAAGATTAGATAGTTGAGGCGGTAAGGACAACTCGTACGCGACTGGTCCGATCTTCCTCAAGATTTGGTAAGGTCCGACGAACTTGGGGGATAACTTCTTGGGTCGAACGGCTCTCCCTACACCAGTGGTCGGATGTAGTCTAAGGAAGACGTGATCTCCTGCATTGAACTCCAACGACCTTCTTCTTTTGTCAGCGTAGGACTTTTGTCTACTCTTGGACGTCTTTAACCTTTCTTGGATCAATTTCACTTTCTCGGTCGTCTGCTGAATAAGCTCGGGTCCAGTTAATACCTTTTCCCCTTCCTGAAACCAACATAAGGGCGTTCGGCACTTTCTCCCGTATAGGGCTTCAAAAGGAGCCATTCCTATGTTGGCTTGaaagctgttgttgtaggtgaactccacCAAAGGTAAGACTTCATCCCACACACCcatgtgatctaggacgcacgtccttagtaagtcttcaagcgtctggatGGTTCTCTCGGActgaccgtccgtctgaggatgataagccgaactcatttggagtttgctACCTAGTTCGCTTTGTAACGATCGCCAAAACCGAGAGGTAAACCTTGTGTCTCGGTCTGAAACGATACTGGACGGAactccatgtagacgaacgATTTCTTTGATGTAAAGCTTAGCCAGATTCGTCATAGACATCTTCAGGTTGACCGCTAGGAAGTGAGCGCTCTTCGTCAGCCGATCCACTATTACCCATATGGAATCGTGATTCCTGACCGTTCGAGGTAagtgagtcacgaagtccatcACAATGCCGTCCCACTTCCATTCCGGAATCTCCAATTGCTGAAGTAGACCGCCTGGCCTCTGATGTTCAGCCTTGGCTCGTTGACACGTTAAgcatgatgccacaaaacgagcgacatcattcttcattcctggccaccagaacgacttcctgaggtcttgatacatcttagtcatactaGGGTGTATGCTACGACGACtgtgatgtccttcctccaGAATAATTCTCTTCAGCTCGGCATCATTTGGAACGCACGTCCTATCCATGTAGCGTAAGAGACCGTCCGTTCCAGTGTTGAAATGCTTAGCTTGGTCTGTACCAAGCGTGCTCAAGATCTTCACCAGCTCTTCATCTGTTGATTGCTTCTCTCGGATTCGGTCCACAAGAACACTGGATATCTTAAGGTTGCAACATCTGATACCGTTCGTTTCTAGGTCGAACTGCAGCCTTAGATCCCTAAAACTTTCCACCAAACTTAACTCTCGGACCATCATGGAGGAGACGTGAACTACCTTTCTGCTTAAAGCGTCCGCTACAACGTTCGCTTTTCCCAGATGGTAGAGTAGTTCGAAGTCATAGTCCTTCAAAAACTCCAGCCATCGTCTATgtctcatattcaactccttttgatcaaaaaggtatttgagactcttgtgatcactgaacacTTGGAATGTCGATCCATACAAatagtgcctccaaatcttcaacgCGAAGACGACCGCTGCTAAttccaggtcgtgcgttggataATTCTTCTCGTGAACCTTCAGTTGCCGAGAAGCGTACGCGACCGCCCGCTTCTCTTGCATGAGCACACAACCCAAACCCTGATGAGAAGCGTCACAATATACTACGAACGGTTTGGCCGTGTCAGGAATGACCAATACTGGGGCGCTCGTTAAATTCTCCTTCAATTCTTGGAAACTcgcttcacaccgatcggtccaagcgaacggttgATCCTTTCTGGTTAACTGAGTCAGCGGAGCCACTATCTTGGAAAATCCTTCAATGAACCGTCTATAGTAACCCGCGAGTCCCACAAAGCTGCGAACCTCAGTTACCGAGCGTGGGCTCTCCCATTCCAGTACCGCTCGTACTTTGGCCAGATCTACTGAGATCCCTTCAGCTGAAACCACGTGCCCCAAGAATTgcacttccttcatccaaaactcacatTTGGATAACTTGGCGTACAACTTCTTCTCCCTCAACACACCTAGTACGACCCTCAAGTGATCCTCATGCTCTTCATAGCTCTTGGAGTAGATAAGGATGTCATCAATGAAGATGACCACAAACTTGTCCAGTAACGGTCGAAATATGcggttcatgtagtccataaatATTGCCGGTGCATTCGTTACACCGAACGACAttactacatactcgtagtgtccgtaACGAGACCGGAAggctgtcttctggatgtctCCTTCCTTCACCCGAATTTGATGGTATCCCGACTGTAAGTCAATCTTTGAAAATATGGTCGCGCCATGTAGTTGATCCAGTAGGTCGTCAATCCGAGGTAATGGATACTTATTCTTGATAGTTAGCTTGTTCAGCTGCCTGTAATCAATGCAAAGACGAGAGCTTCCATCCTTCTTTTTCACTAAGAGtacaggcgctccccaaggtgatgcGCTCGGTCTAATGAACTGCTTATCCATtaactcttcaatctgctcTTTGAGTTCCACTAACTCTGCTGGCGACATCCGATAGGGTGCAATAGAGATGGGTCCAGCGGTCGACACTAAGTCGATCGTAAATTCCACCTCGCGCGGAGGAGGTAGTCCAGGTACTTCATCTGGAAATACGTCCGGGAAGTCGTCCACGACCGATCGTCCTCCATTCAGCTTACTGGACGATCGTTCATAACTTGATCCCTCAAACCGTTCGTCCGAATGCGTCATGATCAGAAAACAACTGGCGCCATCCACGATGTCCTCTTTtagctgaccgagcgtcacagATAGCTCTACTTCATATTCATCCGGAAACACCAATTGCTTCGCACCACAGTCTATGAGAATGTGATTGGCAGccagccaatccattcctaggATTACTTCTAAATCCTTTAAGGGTAAACAGATGAGATTTACTTTATAACTACGCCCCTCAACCTCAATAGGACATTTAACGCACACtgtagacgtcctaacctcaccagccgctggggttgacactaccaagtcgaactgcatctcgCGTTCGGTTATACCCAATTTCTCAACGCACGCCTTTgaaatgaaggagtgtgttgcccccgaatcatacaacacacaaCAGGGCATTCCAAATAATAAGCAGGTACTGGTGACGAGCGTACCTGAACTGGCAGCTTCAGCGCCCGTTATTGCATAGACTCGACCAACAGCTTGCGCTCGTCCACCCCGACCTTGTTGCATTCTCCCAGCATTTGGCGGCCTCATTGCCGCTCGTCCGCCCATATTACACTCGCGCTCTAGATGTCCGTTCCTCCCACAACGAGTGCAGGGCTTTACTCCTAACAACTAAGGACACGACGATCGgtagtgtggtcctccacatTGAAAACACTTGACTGTTCCATACTGTCCAGACTGTCCGGCAACAACCAAGTTTGAGACCCATTTGAATTTGATGGctgtgctggacgagcgtacGGAATCCTGCCCCGATTCAGATTAGGTCTCGGCCCCCTAGTTGCTTGCTGCTGCTTCTTCTGTCGCTCTGCTTCGGCCACATTCCTTTCCAACACTTTGGCCCTCTCAACCATTGCAGGAAACGACCTAATAGAAAGGCTGGATATCAGCACTTTCAGATTACTCCTCAGCCCATTTTCGACTTCCTACACTGCCATACTTCACTGGTAGCCATAGTATTGAAACGAACCAGATGCTTGAACTTGTTGGTGTACTCAGAAACGGACATACCACCTTGCACCAACTGAAGAAACTCCACTTCCTTACCGAAACGCACGCTATCTGAGAAGTACTCCTCATAAAACTTGTCCCTGAAGACTTCCCAGGAAATGGGACTTTGAGCGTCCGTCAGTATCATCTTAACGCTCGACCACCAGTGACTGGCCTCTCCAGTCAGTAGATACTCAGTGAACGCCAACCTGTTGTCGTCCGGACATCTCTTGGCATTGTAGATCTGCTCCATGTCACCGAGCCACTGGTCTGCCTCGTCAGGAAAGCACTTCCCATCAAACTTGGCCGAACGATGCTGCAGAAAATTCTCCAAACTCCACTCGGCCTGATGAGTAGCGTTTGAAGCAGATGCTTCGGGCGTACCCCTAGTGGTCGCAATGATCTCCATCAGTTGCCTTTGGGTCGCTTCAGAATTTGCGCGAGCGTCTTCCAAACTCTGTAAAGCAGCCGCGTTCTGCTGCATCAAAACCGTGTTCTGCTGTTGGAGCCTTTCGATCACTGATTCCAACAACCTTGTGTTATCAGGCACATCACGTTTGACAGGTGGAGGGGGAGGACGTCTTGGTGCCATTAGTTCTCTGAGAAGTAGAGAAAACGATCGTCAGTTAAGTTCAAAGAGCTTAAAATACTCAATAAACGAACGTCGAGCACACAGCAAAACAAGCATGGTGTACTCACAACCTACAGAGTCCTTgcaagaacaaaactgctctgataccactaatgtgacatcccaaaaatacagtaataaaccatataattgaaaaatcacaatttataataatccagtacagtttttcaactaaagaacgaacgctcaaggacgaacgtcctcacaATAGAGTTATAAAATTAAAGCCGAACACAAGTTGAAACTGACCGAACGATTTACACATGAAAATGCCGAACGGTCGAACGTAACTTAAAATGAAAGCATGaggtggtcgaacgaccactcaatcCAACAACTACACTACCAgccgagcgtctcactgctcggtcttcacttcaacttcgaCCAAAGTCTCTTCATCCAGCACATCTTCCAGtcgctcgtctccttctgctcacatccacactgatgatcattgcaacgacaggacgaacgtacaaaacgagacaacacaaggaaaaacgcagtgtaagcttatgtaatttaactcatgcatcaacatataaatcACGTAAATAGTTCATCACACATGTACATTTCAACGCACGCATTACATAAAACTCAATACTcgactgaccgtccggactgtatgaattctgcgtagttacaggcgttcgcGCACCtgggtggtgtagtaactggcatcctcatcagctgccacccgaggttagtccgttccgtccaaagtacccctaaggacgaggacctcctgccgttcccacgcatgacgtaccccctctacttgaggacgagtactcacggaacatcaggatcaAACAGCCAGCACtaacttcccacagtcatactttacaaattccaacatTTATCCCTGAGTCGTTCctacctggaacgctcgttcaacattcataactttcattccatctcatatactttccatcattcactattcatcattccatattcattttcatcatttatagGAAGACCAtaaaaaaccgaacgttctgtccACACTAAGACTGAGGACGAAAACTGCAGACTGAACcaaaaagacgctcgttcggatCAGAGTACGAATGACATAGTTACAATTACGTTCGGGAATAGCCGAGTAATGTCCTGtttcattggacgaacgttatttaccatgagaatcagttgaatgaactgactctcgtgaatTCAAACCAACATTTCGAGAATAATTTAAGTGTGAAGGCTCCAGGCCGAATCCATAGAATGCAGACACCTCAAGACGTTAACGAACCATATTTAGAATAGTTCTCATACTGAAATCCACttccagtcaatgaccgaacgtggtAAAGGAAAGTCCTTCTGAAGTTGGACGTACGCTATATCATTAAGACtaatttacaaaaatgaatacgagcgctcagtataagaccgagcaccacttGGAGCaagcgctaggtgtaagaccgagcactcctcagtacgagcgctaggtgtgagaccgaacgctactcagtacgagcgcttggtataagaccgagcaccatttAACTGTAATCAGTgagtttaataaatatactaagGGACTTTCGAGGTAGTGTTTACGAACGGAAAATATACTATTACATATAGATATACAAGAATGGAGTTTATCAAAGAATACTAGATACAACAGTGCTTGCCGAATGCTCAAGCATAGTATTTTAatacgaggacgctcgtcctcaactacgATTCTATCCGGATGACAGAATCCCGTTTCCATTATGTTCaccaagaaaaccgaacggtcgatgaccgttcagtaacgaacgtacagTATCATGGGAAGTTCATTTTCAAATCCATTTATATTCCAGTTCATTTCTCATCATAAACTTTCATAGTTCCATTCGTTCATGTTATGGTACATTTCATATTCCTCATACGATCCATATCATCAAAATctcatatatttcatatatcatACGTAAACTCagtcatatttcatttccattCATGTaaacaacgaacgttcatgcaactCAATCACAGcaacatcatgcattatacTCATGCAGTCAAATAGCGAACGTTCACACAACACacatcaaaccagttaaattaaataagcttcccttacctcaaaaATTGACCGAGCGTTCTCAAACGCACAATTACAACTTCTCTACCACAGATTCTCCTACCGTCAACGCTCGCTAATCCAAACTACACAAATGAACCCCGACACCATCAGATCTACTCATCTTTTAGAAGGATGATGAACGTACAAACTCAGAACTGAGTTGTATGCATCAAAAATAGACTACAGAGAGCAGAGAAGGACTTACCAACCCAGTTTCACGAACTGAACGGTTCctctggaagctcttgacgccgtgCGTCCTTCAACGGTGCCGGAATACTGATGGAGGAGATGAAATGGgtgttttcttagagagaaggctCAGGAAatatagagagaaggaggagagaaaggCTCTCTTCAGAAACGTTACAGGGGGATGGGTGCAGAGAGAGAGTGGGGAATAAGTTCAGAAATCTCAGTTTTGTTTCCCACTCCCGCCGAACGCACGTCCACTCGCAGGCAGACACGTGTTTCCCACTACCGTCTCCACTACCGGTTTCTGACTCACCTCCATGTgcgacacctggcgtccgttagTGGAGCGTCAGTCGCTGTGGTCGCCATGTGCACTGCTGAGGTGGCTCGCTCTATGCTCGCCACGTGGAGTCCACTGACGCTCGTCATTTCCGAGGCCTGACACTTAGCAACTTTTTTTAATCCTGGTAAGGGAACTGACTTTGCTTTGTTATGTTTGGTTGTTAaacctttgttttttttaatcctGCCGGAATACTGATGGAGGAGATTTTAATGGATGTTAaacctttgttttttttaccaAAGTTTTCTGTTGATTTCATGAGCATGAGTTGTGTCATATATGCtttttttgtgttgttaatAAAGTTGAGTGTGATCATGTCTGTTTTTGGTATGTGATATCATTGTTTTATGGTGCCTAATTTAATTATAAGAGTAGTATTACCAATATGTGATTTATTCATTCCTTTAGgaaattttgatttcttttggTGCTGAAGAATTTTACTAGggaaatgttattattttaatacagtATAAGGATATtataagatttaaatttatgaataaattttgaaaactgaTGTTGGATATATTCATGGTGCAGCGGTAAATGTTTTGGTTAAGGAAAATGATGTAGTGTATgcatgattaaatattttacgtgtatagaaaagaaaaaaaaaagactatgtTTAAGTGTTATGATAAGtttgaaatagaaaattattatcCTTTAATTTATAAACGTGCCCGGTGAAGCTCCTGGAAGAGTGGTGGGAGTAGTACTGGTACTTGCCTGGTGAATCTTTCTGAGAGTAGAGTGGTGGGAGATGTATACTTGTCCAGTGAAGCTCCAAGAGGGTGGTGGAAAGTAATACTTGCCCGATGAAGCtctaagagagtggtgggaagtAGTGTATTTGTCGGTGAAGCCTTTCAGAGAGTGCTGGGAAATGTCGTGGTGTAATGGCATGGTAAAGTGTATCGGGCTTGTGAAGCTCTTTAAAGGTTGagcttttctctttctttcaaaaaaatatatgaaataataaaaatatgttttataggTTAAGCACTCGTGTGACCGCACGCGTCGTCCTAGTGTTAGatgtcttttctctttcttttaaaaataactaaaaaataaccAAAATGTGTTTTAAAGGTTGAGCACTTGTGTGACCGCACGTGTCGTCCTAGTGCTCAAtacctttctctttctcttttaaaaaatatttaaaatataacaaaaataatgtttttaaaagtataagCGCTCTTGTGATCGTCCGCATCGTCCTAGTGTCTaatgtttttcttccttttaaaaaataattgaagataTGTTAAATGCTCTTCTAAaagtatgagtactcgtgcgaccGTCCGCGtcggcctagtactcattactttcattttttctcaaaaataccaaaacatATAGaatcttcaaaattaaaaacacttttgtttcGGTTATTAGGGGCTAAGTCACCAAACTCCTCCACAATTTGTCTTCTTGTCGTCCGGTCTCGCTCTAAGCTCCGTTGTCCACTGGTACCGTCTGGGGGGAACCTGtcaaagattctccgatgccaaagtcagtatAGAAATTGTTGGCGATTCGAtgaaatattaatgaatatgcagtaaatgcaacctatctaccacttacctctgacctgtatttatagttttcgctatgggcttgggattagtgaaaagttaaccACGACCCAATTCTAGCCCAATAGCTCTAATCATTATTTACCTTAATCTTAGTCTTAGTGACCCGGTTTACCGATCGGCCGGTCTTTGCGCAGCCGCTCGTACGGTAGACCGTCATTACTCACCCGAGTGGAAGGATGAACGGTCAGGTGGCATAGCACGTGTAGTGAATATTTATGCAAGCCGCACCCGACAATGCTGTCAAGAGTAAAAAGATAGAAGAAACGCCGGTAGTCATAGAAGTCCCGACGTTGTAATCGACCGCCCGGTCCAtatggtacacaagcccccTAAGCCCTAGTTCACGTAGTGAACGTTGGGTTTAAGACCGAGTGAAATCTCGACAATGGGTGTGGGGACTCCGTTTTCGACCGTCAGTCTTCGTCAATGGTTGGGCTGGATGGCTACCATCTTGGCCATTGGGCCGAATTCGTTGGGCTTCTGCTTACCGATTTTTGGAACTTGATTTGGGCGGGAACACAGGTGTCGTGTGTCGAGAGGCGAAAGTTGAAGCGGCTCCGCATCTGGACAGTCAATCGTGATAATTTTTAATGGTGAGGATGCTTTGACGGTTACaaaattttttcatataaatagaGAGAGGGGACGAT
The Vigna angularis cultivar LongXiaoDou No.4 chromosome 5, ASM1680809v1, whole genome shotgun sequence genome window above contains:
- the LOC108339300 gene encoding uncharacterized protein LOC108339300, whose amino-acid sequence is MAPRRPPPPPVKRDVPDNTRLLESVIERLQQQNTVLMQQNAAALQSLEDARANSEATQRQLMEIIATTRGTPEASASNATHQAEWSLENFLQHRSAKFDGKCFPDEADQWLGDMEQIYNAKRCPDDNRLAFTEYLLTGEASHWWSSVKMILTDAQSPISWEVFRDKFYEEYFSDSVRFGKEVEFLQLVQGGMSVSEYTNKFKHLVRFNTMATSEVWQCRKSKMG